Proteins encoded by one window of Porphyrobacter sp. YT40:
- a CDS encoding DEAD/DEAH box helicase, with amino-acid sequence MPTMKMPEALAADTRVNHPRHGVGQVIADAGEFVVARFGAAIQQVLRTELTLARSLDQALTTRTFDESAETLMRASAMAIRSVNDQWGVFSRSRVQLLPHQLWVCHKVNRTFPFRWLVADDVGLGKTIEAGLVLMPLVARAQIRRLLVLAPAKLVPQWQKRLRQMFDIRLQVYDRSVDTPTVDFWDTANMVVASVHTLRREVADGRSEGSRFLSADPWDAVVVDEAHHLHADERTGETLSFQLLRALEERHKIRSLLLFTGTPHRGKDFGFLSLLSLLDPDQFGPEHDIDEQLTKLPEVMIRNNKATVTDLKGNRLFTPVTVETREYAFSPEESAFYETLSSFIIDGRAYASTLDGRAQSARMLLLIALQKLAASSIAAIRSALTKRRAKLADVAEQARAPFPTIMEGDEDETLDDRARADEEAWSKMLAELMEGEIARLDELLELAEPIQQERKIGRLVDLIDRELPADEPVLLFTEYKATQALVVDALHARFGHGCCAFINGDERLEEINKADGSRGPKSWSREAAAEAFNQGTIRFLVSTEAAGEGIDLQERCATLIHVDMPWNPMRLHQRVGRLSRYGQTRPVQVFILRNPDTVEARIWDLLNAKLERIQRTLDEAMDEREDISQLVIGMTGPSAFEKIFAAGQTQSRESLGQWFDRESATIGGEDLVDKVKTMLGNVTRFDFAQVGRNLPLVDLPDLERFFAMMMESQGRRVFRRDDGLDVLTPEKWVDEDYAMQDRYKGLLFDRNARLGNREGPTRLVGVGHTLFDRALKEGEGLQSTLAICLRLPAPLLIASVEDQVTGQDHSVTRIVLGAWRDQEGQTHVLRDWEVLQMLNTLGRADNLKPPSVNGEQLKTLEKNLLSAMSASLPAIADMMTRPGIRSEVMLLPDQEAGT; translated from the coding sequence ATGCCGACGATGAAGATGCCTGAAGCACTGGCCGCCGATACAAGGGTGAACCACCCACGTCACGGCGTGGGTCAGGTGATCGCAGATGCCGGCGAATTCGTTGTTGCGCGTTTTGGCGCAGCGATCCAGCAGGTTCTGCGCACGGAACTCACGCTCGCTCGCTCGCTCGATCAGGCACTGACGACCCGTACCTTCGATGAAAGTGCGGAAACTTTGATGCGCGCAAGCGCGATGGCGATACGCTCGGTGAACGATCAGTGGGGGGTGTTCTCAAGATCGCGCGTCCAGCTGCTCCCGCATCAGCTCTGGGTCTGTCACAAGGTCAACCGGACATTCCCTTTCCGATGGCTGGTGGCCGACGATGTGGGGTTGGGCAAAACCATAGAAGCTGGCCTGGTGCTCATGCCTTTGGTGGCTCGGGCGCAAATCCGTCGCCTGCTGGTGCTGGCGCCTGCCAAATTGGTGCCCCAATGGCAAAAGCGTTTGCGTCAGATGTTCGATATCCGCCTGCAGGTCTACGACCGCTCGGTTGATACGCCGACCGTGGATTTTTGGGATACGGCGAACATGGTGGTCGCATCCGTCCACACACTTCGCCGGGAAGTTGCAGACGGCCGATCCGAAGGCAGTCGGTTCCTCTCCGCTGACCCGTGGGATGCGGTCGTGGTTGACGAGGCGCACCACCTCCACGCCGATGAACGGACGGGAGAGACGCTTTCTTTCCAGCTTCTGCGCGCGCTCGAGGAGCGGCACAAAATCCGTTCTCTGCTTCTGTTCACCGGCACGCCGCACCGCGGAAAGGACTTCGGCTTTCTTTCCCTGCTCAGCCTGCTTGATCCGGACCAGTTCGGACCCGAACATGACATCGACGAGCAGTTGACTAAGCTTCCCGAAGTCATGATCCGCAATAACAAGGCGACGGTCACCGACCTCAAAGGGAACCGCCTCTTCACGCCGGTCACGGTCGAGACGCGAGAATACGCCTTCAGCCCGGAGGAAAGCGCCTTTTATGAAACGCTGAGCAGCTTCATCATTGATGGGCGAGCCTATGCATCGACCCTCGATGGCCGGGCGCAGTCAGCGCGGATGCTGTTGCTGATTGCGCTGCAAAAGCTGGCCGCCAGTTCCATTGCGGCCATTCGCAGTGCTCTGACCAAGCGCCGGGCGAAGCTGGCCGATGTTGCCGAGCAGGCACGCGCACCGTTTCCGACCATAATGGAGGGAGACGAGGACGAGACATTGGACGATCGTGCCCGAGCCGACGAAGAAGCATGGAGCAAAATGCTCGCCGAACTGATGGAAGGCGAGATTGCGAGGCTTGATGAACTGCTCGAGTTGGCCGAACCCATTCAGCAAGAGCGCAAGATCGGACGTCTGGTCGATCTCATCGACCGCGAATTGCCTGCTGACGAACCCGTACTCCTCTTCACCGAATACAAGGCCACCCAGGCTCTGGTCGTCGATGCCTTGCACGCGCGTTTTGGTCACGGTTGCTGTGCATTCATCAATGGCGATGAGCGCTTGGAGGAAATCAACAAGGCGGACGGGTCGCGGGGGCCAAAGAGTTGGTCGCGCGAGGCGGCAGCAGAAGCGTTTAACCAGGGCACCATCCGTTTTCTTGTTTCAACTGAAGCGGCCGGCGAAGGTATCGACCTTCAAGAGCGCTGTGCGACTCTCATCCATGTCGACATGCCTTGGAATCCGATGCGCCTGCACCAACGCGTTGGCCGGCTGTCCCGCTATGGTCAGACGAGGCCGGTTCAGGTCTTCATCCTGAGGAACCCGGATACGGTCGAGGCGCGAATTTGGGATCTATTGAATGCCAAGCTCGAGCGGATTCAGCGCACCCTCGACGAGGCCATGGACGAACGAGAAGACATCAGTCAGCTCGTCATCGGCATGACCGGCCCGAGCGCATTCGAGAAGATTTTTGCGGCTGGGCAGACGCAATCGCGCGAAAGCCTTGGCCAGTGGTTCGACCGGGAATCTGCCACCATTGGCGGAGAAGATCTGGTCGACAAGGTCAAGACGATGCTCGGGAACGTGACCCGCTTCGATTTTGCCCAAGTTGGACGAAACCTCCCGCTGGTCGATCTTCCCGATCTCGAGCGCTTCTTTGCGATGATGATGGAATCCCAAGGCCGGCGCGTGTTCCGGAGGGACGACGGGCTGGATGTCCTGACGCCTGAGAAATGGGTGGATGAAGATTACGCGATGCAGGATCGGTACAAAGGCCTGCTGTTCGATCGCAACGCCCGCCTGGGCAATCGGGAAGGCCCGACGCGTCTTGTGGGGGTGGGGCACACGCTTTTCGATCGCGCTTTGAAGGAAGGAGAGGGCCTGCAAAGCACGTTGGCGATCTGCCTGCGATTACCCGCTCCCTTGCTCATTGCTTCGGTCGAGGACCAGGTCACCGGCCAGGACCATTCGGTTACCAGGATTGTGCTGGGGGCATGGCGCGATCAGGAAGGCCAGACCCATGTCCTGCGGGATTGGGAGGTTCTGCAGATGCTCAACACATTGGGACGAGCAGACAATCTCAAGCCGCCTTCCGTGAACGGCGAGCAACTGAAGACACTGGAGAAGAATCTCCTTTCTGCAATGTCGGCAAGCTTGCCGGCTATCGCCGACATGATGACCCGGCCCGGCATCCGTAGTGAGGTCATGCTTCTGCCGGATCAAGAAGCCGGTACATGA
- a CDS encoding conjugal transfer protein TraG N-terminal domain-containing protein, producing the protein MVEIFTVGGGDYLVNVFQAVAAWTGNGGYKSLLQVVLVMGLGLSALTLAFNQDWRAWINWFLGATLIYSCLMVPRLDVHVTDRLNPGLAPTNVSNVPLGLALMASFTSQVGDYLTGSAEVVFGLPGDLNYSKNGMIYGARLYDATRSLRISDPEFAANLDEHFRQCVFYDVLLGRYSMKQLAETGDIWATIAPGSQARAQRFLTRDATSGQVTSAIVTCREAYDTLNAQWAGLVDDMGTVFGRQLYPNQTAALAKAKLFADLPVAYQYLSGVSANATEIFKQTLTINAMSQAMHSMAGGSGASSVDVYSQTRADIQTERTYSSIASNAMKWVPLLNIVLTVLFYALFPVLFPLFLLPKTGPVALKGYITGFFYLAAWGPLFVILHMILMYKGATDMAAVAGTNGLSLASFTGMADVNSDIGLLAGYLIASVPFLAGGVAKGAMAISHHATSYLNPSQNAAEEAAREASTGNVSLGNKSFENSSVLTRQFAQGTIAPSFTYGAAQTRTFSDTGSMTTSFSEASYDQLPNSSYPFTPSLGQEFTSRLSTMASQARSNSESYANIATESTTSAVTKFRELRSQFSRGSAFESATGTSNSDSIQTAFNEVDQASTNLQRQFGLSRRAADDISTAWFLGGEAGASAGVTNGVASANVGLKGGGTRTWTDSDIGIASEDRSRIFGSLAQMSDSRNWSSTRDGFIRTVSTSSSSSISSTASGMNASLTEAQSYSREARRAEELANRLESQASFFEGNSAAGSLNLSQAYREWGLVEIERNRDFYGNVRFDDLAFQLSPEGQALQGKFIESYADQLRDGIEDRLVLSAGQPISRPTVAGPGSVRGRAQIGGGGPGNVPQVDSGDLHDEVRRAQAAGRQRIRGSRGRLDAATKGAQGASAESADEVKEW; encoded by the coding sequence ATGGTCGAAATTTTCACGGTTGGCGGCGGCGATTACCTGGTCAATGTCTTTCAGGCGGTCGCCGCCTGGACGGGAAATGGTGGCTACAAGAGTCTCCTCCAGGTCGTCCTGGTCATGGGCCTTGGCCTGTCCGCCCTCACGCTCGCCTTCAATCAGGACTGGCGCGCCTGGATCAACTGGTTCCTAGGCGCAACGCTGATCTACTCATGCCTGATGGTGCCGCGGCTCGACGTGCATGTGACCGATCGACTCAACCCCGGCCTCGCCCCTACCAATGTCAGCAACGTGCCGCTGGGTCTTGCGCTGATGGCGAGCTTCACCAGCCAAGTCGGCGATTATCTGACCGGATCGGCGGAGGTGGTGTTCGGGCTTCCGGGCGATCTCAACTACTCGAAGAACGGCATGATCTACGGCGCGCGGCTTTACGATGCGACGCGTAGCTTGCGCATCTCCGACCCCGAATTTGCCGCCAATCTCGACGAGCATTTCCGCCAATGCGTCTTCTACGACGTGCTGCTTGGCCGCTATTCAATGAAGCAGCTCGCCGAAACGGGCGACATTTGGGCAACGATCGCGCCGGGCAGCCAGGCTCGGGCACAGCGCTTCCTGACCCGCGATGCGACGTCCGGCCAGGTGACCTCGGCCATCGTGACCTGCCGGGAAGCCTATGACACGCTGAACGCCCAGTGGGCGGGCCTCGTCGACGATATGGGAACCGTTTTCGGCCGCCAGCTCTATCCCAACCAGACGGCGGCGCTCGCCAAGGCCAAGCTGTTCGCAGACCTGCCTGTGGCCTATCAATATCTGAGCGGCGTCTCGGCCAACGCGACCGAAATCTTCAAGCAGACCCTGACAATCAACGCGATGAGCCAGGCCATGCATTCGATGGCCGGCGGCAGCGGTGCCTCCAGTGTCGACGTCTATTCCCAGACGCGGGCGGACATCCAGACCGAGCGCACCTACAGTTCGATCGCCAGCAACGCGATGAAGTGGGTGCCGCTCCTGAACATCGTCCTGACGGTGCTGTTCTACGCGCTCTTCCCGGTCCTCTTCCCGCTGTTCCTGCTGCCCAAGACCGGCCCGGTCGCCCTCAAGGGTTATATCACCGGCTTCTTCTATCTCGCTGCCTGGGGGCCGCTCTTTGTGATCCTGCACATGATATTGATGTACAAGGGCGCCACCGACATGGCAGCGGTCGCCGGAACGAATGGCCTCAGTCTTGCGAGTTTCACCGGCATGGCCGACGTCAACAGCGATATCGGATTGCTGGCAGGCTACCTCATAGCCTCCGTGCCCTTTCTCGCCGGCGGGGTCGCCAAGGGCGCGATGGCCATTTCGCACCACGCGACAAGCTATCTCAATCCCAGCCAGAATGCAGCCGAGGAAGCCGCGCGCGAGGCCAGCACCGGCAATGTCTCGCTGGGCAACAAAAGCTTCGAGAATTCGAGCGTGCTGACCCGCCAGTTCGCGCAAGGGACCATTGCGCCCAGCTTCACGTATGGCGCGGCCCAAACCCGGACGTTCAGCGACACCGGCTCGATGACGACCAGTTTCTCCGAAGCCAGCTACGATCAGCTGCCGAATTCGAGCTATCCGTTCACGCCCAGCCTCGGGCAGGAGTTCACCTCGCGCCTGTCGACGATGGCATCGCAGGCCCGCTCCAACAGCGAGAGCTATGCCAACATCGCCACGGAATCGACCACCAGCGCCGTCACGAAATTCCGCGAACTCCGCAGTCAGTTCAGTCGCGGATCGGCTTTCGAAAGCGCCACTGGAACGTCCAACTCCGACAGCATCCAGACCGCCTTCAACGAGGTCGATCAGGCATCGACCAACCTGCAGCGGCAGTTCGGCCTTTCGCGACGGGCAGCCGACGACATTTCGACCGCATGGTTTCTCGGTGGCGAAGCCGGCGCCAGCGCTGGAGTTACAAACGGGGTGGCATCAGCCAATGTCGGTTTGAAGGGTGGTGGCACGCGCACTTGGACCGACAGCGATATCGGCATCGCATCGGAGGATCGCTCGCGAATCTTCGGCAGCCTCGCGCAGATGTCCGACAGCCGGAACTGGTCGAGCACGCGCGATGGGTTCATTCGCACCGTAAGCACGTCATCGAGTTCCTCGATCTCATCGACTGCGAGCGGGATGAACGCTTCGCTTACCGAGGCGCAGAGCTACAGCCGCGAAGCTCGGCGGGCAGAGGAGCTGGCAAACCGCCTCGAAAGCCAGGCATCGTTCTTCGAAGGCAACAGTGCCGCAGGCAGCCTCAATCTGTCACAAGCCTACCGCGAATGGGGTTTGGTCGAGATCGAGCGCAATCGCGACTTCTATGGCAATGTGCGGTTTGACGATCTGGCGTTCCAGCTCAGTCCGGAAGGCCAGGCGCTGCAAGGCAAGTTCATCGAGAGCTATGCCGATCAACTCCGTGACGGGATCGAGGACCGGCTCGTCCTGTCTGCGGGCCAGCCAATCTCGCGCCCTACGGTCGCTGGTCCGGGATCAGTGCGCGGCCGCGCCCAAATCGGCGGAGGAGGTCCAGGAAATGTGCCGCAGGTGGATTCCGGCGATCTTCACGACGAGGTTCGGCGAGCTCAAGCGGCCGGTCGTCAGAGGATCCGCGGATCCAGAGGGCGTCTGGATGCCGCTACCAAAGGCGCGCAGGGTGCGAGCGCGGAGTCGGCGGATGAGGTGAAAGAATGGTGA